The DNA region GCCTGGAACAGAGAGAGAGGGGTGAgggcagcaccccaggggtggaggagaggggcgtggggggggaaggagggggcacACGCACCATGGTGGGGCTGGAAGTGAGGCTGAGGAACTTGGTGACCAGTGTGTCGACGTGCAGGCTCATGATCTGGGGAGCTTCgagcagcagtggctggaggCAGCTCAGCGTGGAGAGCTGCACCACGCGGTCTGAGCAGGACAGAGCCTCAAGCAGGAGGGAAAGCAGCTGCGGGTGGGAAGAACACAGGACACATGAGTAATTCCCAGCTGTGTACCTACACTGCCACAATTCCCCCCTGCCACAGCTGGCTCTCACCGTGGGCAGCTCCGTCACCAGCACGGGCTTGGGGAGGTGGTTGAGCACATGGGACAGGCCCTTCAGGTAATTGGCCTTCACATCTGCGGAGAACAGAGATGGTTACAGGCagccaggggaaggaggggacgCCAGCTCAGGTCCCCTGGGTAAGGGGTCACAGGGTGGCAAGGCCGGGCTGGGGGTGGCCGCTCACCGGGGCCAGCCCCGTGGAAGCCCTGCACCAGCTTGGGGACGTTGTCGGTGAAGAAGCGCTGGCGGAACATGATGCGCACGTCGGCGTGGCAGCCCTTGTGCAGCACGTCCGGGGACTCGGCCATGAGCAGGGAGAAGCCGTCGGCTGCAGCAGGGCCCAGCTCCGTGTCACCCAGCAAGCCCAGCAGCTGTGAGGGAGAGAGCCCTGAGACAGGGCACCCTGCTGCTGGGGCCGGCCGCAGGGGGAGCGGGCAGGCTCCTCGGACATCACCCAGCCCTACCGCTGCCTACCTTGTCCGTCAGGCGGGAGCTCAGGGGGTGGTAGCGCAGCACCAGGGCTTTGGTCACctgtgcaggcagagcagagtCAGCACCaggccagcccccccccggctctccccccTTCCCACATCCAGGCCAGGCCTTACCCAGAGCAGCAGGGTGAGTGCCTGCGTTCGGCGGGGCCCCTCCGCAAGGCCGGGCTCCATCCTGTTCACTGCAAGCTGCAGGACCTcatccagctgctgccctggggacacAGAAGGGACAGGCTGAGCCATTCCCCTGCCAGCAGTGGGCAGGGACCCACGGCATCCTGCCCAGCCCCCTTACCTGCTGGGTGCTTGTTCACCAGCCCTGCGAAGCACTTGGCGGCTGTGGTGGCTGTGAAGGGGCAGTTGCAGGAGCAGCTCAGTGCCAGCAGCTCCCGGAGCAGCCGTTCCTGCTGAGGAATTGCCACCTGGAAGAGACACGGAGCGTGTTAcagcctggggctgcagctgctccattctGCCTGTGGAGCTTGCTGTGGACCCGGGCAGGAGGGCACTCGGTCAGGGCCCCTTCTCCACCCTGCTCCCCACCAACTTACGTTGCGGGGCAAGGAGCAGACGAAGGCCATGAGGAGGACGACCAGGCGTCTCTGTGCCTCCAAGCACTCCCCATCCTGCAGGGGAAGAACAGCGCCCGTGTCATCACGGTTCTTGCTACCAGCCTGTGCCAACATCCTCATTCCCTGCCCCTGTTCCGGCACCCAACACACCtcaaagggctggaaggagcagggAAAACTGTTCTGGGGCAGGAAGGAGACCTCTCCGTCCAGGAAGAGGGGCACCACGTGAGACACGCTCTGGGCAGCCAGCCTAGGAGAAAGGAGACATCGCAATGTGCTGCTCTGGGAGGGTCACCAGAGAGCTCCCGGGTACCTCCCAGGAGGCGCAGGGCCTCCCCGtacagacagcagcagggacgcagcctgccccctccccacgaCGGAGTGCCCGGCGTGCCGCCCCAGCATCACTCACTCAGGGCTCAGGTGAGTGGTGGCAGCGCTGATGACTGGGACCATGGCAGTCAGCACCTCTTCCTCCAGCAGCGCCTTGCCCAGCAGCGGGTGGGTGCTCTCTGCAGGCAGCGGGAGGAAAGGGACGCGCTGGAGCCTGCTGCccagagggaggaggcaggcacAGTGCCGACCCACAccggccctggggcagggctgctctgcctcgGGCAGGGCGCAGCGGGACCCGCAGTGCCCGCGGTTGCcggagggcggcagcagcagcgctggctgcAGGACCAGCGACCCCAGGGAGTCGGGGGAACTGCCCGCTCTCCCCTCTCCCGCTGCAGCCCCGCACCTACCTTGCATGGCAGCCTGCACAGCCATGGCCAGCAGGCAGGGCACCACCGTCTGGTGGTAGTACCAGCAGCCCTCCGCGTCCTGCTGGCACTGCAGGGCCACACGGTGCAGGCTCTGGCACACAGAGACCACATCCTGGGCGTTCCCGGCCTCGCTCCCTGCAGGGCACAGTCATCGTCACATCAAACAGCCGCAGCACCTGCCCCCCCGATCTTCGCCGGGATCCCGGTGCAATGCAGCCCTCCCTACTCCCCCCTCCACTGGTGGGAttcacagcccagccctgggccccTCGCCCCACTGCCATCCCCGGTAatggaggcagctcctgcccagacGTGGAGCTGCCTGTCGTGGGCTGCGTTACCTTTCTGCACCTTCCGGAgatgctgcagcaggacagggacGGTTTCCCTCACGATGCTGGTGTGGATGGACAGAGCTGCCAGGgcctgcaggcagcgctgccgcaGGGAGCGGTGGTCGCGGGAGCTCTCCTCCTCCCGCTCTGAAGAGGAAACACACCTCAGAGGGGTGTTGGGGTGACCTCAGGCCCCCCTCACCCAAGGGCATTCAGGGCCCAGACCCTGCCAGGGTGGATGGGGcgaagcagcagagcagaactAGCCCATGCCAGGCCCAACGCACTCTGCCTGCTCTGTGGCTGGGCAGATCCTCACCCCAAGGGTGATCCCAGCCATGCTGGCTGGTTGCCAGCACCAGGCATGGCCTTCCCTGTGGCTGGGAATCCCCCAAGAAAGTGAGCCACCGACCTACACCGTGTgacacagccctgctgcctggtaGGAGGCAAACAGGGATGGGACAGGCTTCACCCCAAAATGAGACATCACTTCCTTCCCAAGGCTGCCAGCCCTACCTGACTGCAGCTCCTCTTCAAGCCTGGGTACCATGCGTCCAGAGAAAACCTTTGGGTAGATGGGGGCCAGAGAACCAGCTGCCTCCATCGCTGCTTCGCTGCCAGAGGGGAAGAGAGTAGGAGGAGTGATATGAGCACTGCAAACCCTGGGCTGCTTGTACACCAGCTCAAAGACCTCGCCCAGAAGATGCCTCCAGAAACCCATTTCTCAGCAATCTGCCTTTTTCACCCTactggcaggcagagcagagcccccTACTGTGACAGGCCCAGACTTTCTAATTTCCAGCCCAGAAATCACCTGGTTTATCCTTTTCCTCTTACACCCACATGGTCTTTCAGTGCAGACAGTTCCTGTGCCTTCCCCCAGACTACAGACCCTCTCTGCAACAAAGCCAGGCTTTGTTCCTCTCCCCAGAGCGTGGGTGACTGCAGCGGTGCCAGCCTGCCCCTTACCTGCTCTGGGAATCCTCCTCACACAGAGCAAGACGGATGAGGTGATCCACAACCAGCTCCAGGTCAGAGGGAGACAGGAAGCCTGCAACAAGAGCCATAGAGGAATCCTACCCTTGGCCAAAGGCAAAAATGCCGGTGTTCTGGCCAGCATCCTTCCCCCTCATCCAGCTAGCAGCAGCATGCCAAACACCAGAGATATAAGGCGCCTGGCACAAACAGGGAAGAGAGAGACCAGGTGTCCCTGGAGCTCATGGCCTGGGTAGGAAGTGCTGCCACTGCTCCTGTGCACCTatgggcagcacaggcagcaggcaaGGACGTCCTAGCAGCCGCATGGCACCATGTCTCCCAGAACAGGGTGacacctccctctgcctccccaagGGAAACAAGGCACCAACCTTGCAGGGAGCCCAGGACAGTCAGTGCCCTGATCccaaccagctgcagctgcacacTGGGATCCGTCAGCGCCGAGAACACCACAGAGCAAACCGGGGCTTGGAGCGACAGCAGAGTGCTCTCATCTGGAGAGAGAGGCATGGAGTCACTGCCTGTGTCTGGCTGTCACCGCACAGCCACCACCACTGCACCTGACAGACCCTTTCTGGGGCCCTGCCAGTTGACACCCAACCATGCAGGGCCCCTGGGACATGGCAGGGGGTTGCACATGCAGCCGCCCAGGTCAGTGAGCTTTCCTTCTCTGTCAGCATACGGGAAGATGAGGTGAGACCCAGCAGCCCCCTGGGACACGGGTGCCTCCGGAGGGACCAGCCAGCCTCACCTTCTTCCACATGTCCCCACTTCTGCTGCAACTCCAGGAAGCCCAGCAACATTTCCAAGATTGtcctcctctggctgctctgcagggacacaaAGGCATAACCCAGATCACCGTCACTGCTGGGACACAGCTACACCTCAGCCCAGTGCTGCGAGGCCAGAGGGTGCCCACAGCGTCCCCACCTGCAGCCAGGGAAGGACACCCACTTTAACACCCTGCTCCCACCAAGCCTTGCAGAACCAGTGGCTgcgctcagccctgctgcctgtgACCGCAGAGCCCGGGGTGCCCCTCACCTGAGGGTGCTTGGTGTACTGCtccagcagcaggggcaggacgCTGCGGGTGACGCGGTGGTAGGCGCGGAGGGAGGCacccgctgctgcctgcaggagtTTGGCACTTGGCCACACCAGCTTCATGTCGGGCTCACACAGATGGTGCCTGCAATCTGAGATAGGCTGGGCATCAGCCGCACCAGCAGAGCTCCTCTGCCTCGCGTGCGGGGACGCAGCTGATATCTGGGCTGGGACGTGCTGCCGGGGCGCAGCTCTGAGCTGCCGCACAGCCTCCCTAACAgagctgcctccccca from Mycteria americana isolate JAX WOST 10 ecotype Jacksonville Zoo and Gardens chromosome 6, USCA_MyAme_1.0, whole genome shotgun sequence includes:
- the MMS19 gene encoding MMS19 nucleotide excision repair protein homolog isoform X2 codes for the protein MAAAGAGAGAGVAALAASVQDFVAGQQDGRAAEVAAGVKDGSWTVLQLVEALGSCLENTDPRTRGRGIQLLSQVLLQCYSLLQEKEVLHLVLFYENRLQDHHLVIPSVLQGLRALSMCEVLSQGLAVSVLKAIFQEVHVQSLLQLDRHTVYSIITNFMGTREEELKGLGADFTFGFIQVMDGEKDPRNLLVAFQIVHDLITKNYALGPFVEELFEVTSCYFPIDFTPPPNDPHGIQREDLILSLRAVLASTPQFAEFLLPLLIEKMDSDLQSAKLDSLQTLTACCAIYGQKELQEFLPSLWSSLRREVFQTASEKVEAECLAALHALSACLSRSVLSSDTEDLLDSFLSSILQDCRHHLCEPDMKLVWPSAKLLQAAAGASLRAYHRVTRSVLPLLLEQYTKHPQSSQRRTILEMLLGFLELQQKWGHVEEDESTLLSLQAPVCSVVFSALTDPSVQLQLVGIRALTVLGSLQGFLSPSDLELVVDHLIRLALCEEDSQSSEAAMEAAGSLAPIYPKVFSGRMVPRLEEELQSEREEESSRDHRSLRQRCLQALAALSIHTSIVRETVPVLLQHLRKVQKGSEAGNAQDVVSVCQSLHRVALQCQQDAEGCWYYHQTVVPCLLAMAVQAAMQESTHPLLGKALLEEEVLTAMVPVISAATTHLSPELAAQSVSHVVPLFLDGEVSFLPQNSFPCSFQPFEDGECLEAQRRLVVLLMAFVCSLPRNVAIPQQERLLRELLALSCSCNCPFTATTAAKCFAGLVNKHPAGQQLDEVLQLAVNRMEPGLAEGPRRTQALTLLLWVTKALVLRYHPLSSRLTDKLLGLLGDTELGPAAADGFSLLMAESPDVLHKGCHADVRIMFRQRFFTDNVPKLVQGFHGAGPDVKANYLKGLSHVLNHLPKPVLVTELPTLLSLLLEALSCSDRVVQLSTLSCLQPLLLEAPQIMSLHVDTLVTKFLSLTSSPTMAVRIAALRCAHALTSLPTTVLLPYKARVIRALAKPLDDKKRLVRKEAVAARGEWFLLGSPGR
- the MMS19 gene encoding MMS19 nucleotide excision repair protein homolog isoform X1, translating into MAAAGAGAGAGVAALAASVQDFVAGQQDGRAAEVAAGVKDGSWTVLQLVEALGSCLENTDPRTRGRGIQLLSQVLLQCYSLLQEKEVLHLVLFYENRLQDHHLVIPSVLQGLRALSMCEVLSQGLAVSVLKAIFQEVHVQSLLQLDRHTVYSIITNFMGTREEELKGLGADFTFGFIQVMDGEKDPRNLLVAFQIVHDLITKNYALGPFVEELFEVTSCYFPIDFTPPPNDPHGIQREDLILSLRAVLASTPQFAEFLLPLLIEKMDSDLQSAKLDSLQTLTACCAIYGQKELQEFLPSLWSSLRREPLLQVFQTASEKVEAECLAALHALSACLSRSVLSSDTEDLLDSFLSSILQDCRHHLCEPDMKLVWPSAKLLQAAAGASLRAYHRVTRSVLPLLLEQYTKHPQSSQRRTILEMLLGFLELQQKWGHVEEDESTLLSLQAPVCSVVFSALTDPSVQLQLVGIRALTVLGSLQGFLSPSDLELVVDHLIRLALCEEDSQSSEAAMEAAGSLAPIYPKVFSGRMVPRLEEELQSEREEESSRDHRSLRQRCLQALAALSIHTSIVRETVPVLLQHLRKVQKGSEAGNAQDVVSVCQSLHRVALQCQQDAEGCWYYHQTVVPCLLAMAVQAAMQESTHPLLGKALLEEEVLTAMVPVISAATTHLSPELAAQSVSHVVPLFLDGEVSFLPQNSFPCSFQPFEDGECLEAQRRLVVLLMAFVCSLPRNVAIPQQERLLRELLALSCSCNCPFTATTAAKCFAGLVNKHPAGQQLDEVLQLAVNRMEPGLAEGPRRTQALTLLLWVTKALVLRYHPLSSRLTDKLLGLLGDTELGPAAADGFSLLMAESPDVLHKGCHADVRIMFRQRFFTDNVPKLVQGFHGAGPDVKANYLKGLSHVLNHLPKPVLVTELPTLLSLLLEALSCSDRVVQLSTLSCLQPLLLEAPQIMSLHVDTLVTKFLSLTSSPTMAVRIAALRCAHALTSLPTTVLLPYKARVIRALAKPLDDKKRLVRKEAVAARGEWFLLGSPGR